In Fundulus heteroclitus isolate FHET01 unplaced genomic scaffold, MU-UCD_Fhet_4.1 scaffold_37, whole genome shotgun sequence, the following are encoded in one genomic region:
- the LOC105921214 gene encoding fatty acid-binding protein, adipocyte-like, which yields MHMWMVFLDFSSAFNTIILQHLLRIITLKNFDNYTKVLGVGFATWQVGSRTKPIFVMSLNDQGTICMKSQSAFKTTEVKFKLNEPFDKTTADDWKMRTVVSLDNGKLIQKQDWDGKEISIEREISDEKLVAKCIIGDMVAVRMNVKE from the exons atgcACATGTGGATggtgttcctggacttcagttcagcgtttaacaccatcatcctacAGCACCTG CTGAGGATAATCACACTGAAGAACTTTGACAACTACACAAAGGTGCTGGGTGTGGGGTTCGCCACCTGGCAGGTGGGGAGCCGAACCAAACCAATCTTCGTTATGAGCCTGAACGATCAGGGCACCATCTGCATGAAGTCTCAGAGCGCCTTTAAAACCACTGAGGTCAAATTCAAGCTGAACGAGCCTTTTGACAAGACGACCGCTGATGACTGGAAGATGAGGACTGTGGTCAGTCTGGACAACGGCAAGCTTATTCAGAAACAGGACTGGGATGGCAAAGAAATTAGTATTGAGAGGGAGATCTCTGATGAAAAACTGGTGGCGAAATGCATAATAGGAGACATGGTGGCTGTGAGGATGAACGTGAAGGAGTGA